Proteins encoded in a region of the Takifugu flavidus isolate HTHZ2018 chromosome 10, ASM371156v2, whole genome shotgun sequence genome:
- the rpp38 gene encoding ribonuclease P protein subunit p38 → MAAAAKSAKKESKRYIPTKTCFTSPFTPKWSSLPQEDMHFILNTLKENFVSIGLVKKEPKVFRPWRKKKKQEAAQSQDSDLQVSQDAASQEPPKRGWTDVAARRKLAIGINEVTKALERNELKLLLVCKSVKPQHMMEHLITLSTTRDVPACQVPRLSQSVSEPLGLKSVLALGFRQCLPQERDVFSNVVEAILPKVPPLDVPWLQDTPASIKPDENRGQKRRLETESEEGTPVSSTTLQPLKVKKIVPNSARKGKGKKKV, encoded by the coding sequence atggctgctgcagcaaaGTCTGCTAAAAAGGAAAGCAAAAGGTATATTCCCACAAAGACCTGCTTCACTTCACCATTCACGCCAAAATGGAGCTCGCTCCCACAAGAAGACATGCATTTCATCCTGAACACCTTAAAGGAAAACTTTGTTTCCATCGGACTTGTGAAAAAAGAGCCAAAGGTGTTTCGTCCTTGgcgtaaaaagaaaaagcaggaagCTGCTCAATCACAAGATTCAGACCTCCAGGTGAGCCAGGATGCTGCGAGTCAGGAACCTCCAAAAcgtggatggacagatgtggcAGCTAGAAGAAAGCTGGCCATTGGAATCAACGAGGTCACCAAAGCTTTGGAGAGGAATGAGCTCAAACTGCTGCTAGTGTGTAAGTCTGTCAAGCCACAACACATGATGGAGCACCTCATAACACTGAGCACAACGAGAGACGTCCCTGCCTGCCAGGTGCCTCGGCTCAGCCAGAGTGTGTCGGAGCCTCTGGGGCTAAAAAGCGTCCTCGCCTTAGGATTCAGACAATGTCTCCCCCAAGAGAGGGATGTGTTCAGTAACGTGGTTGAAGCCATTTTACCCAAAGTGCCACCACTGGATGTTCCCTGGCTCCAAGATACACCGGCCAGTATAAAACCTGACGAAAACAGAGGCCAGAAGAGGAGGCTCGAAACTGAGTCTGAGGAAGGGACGCCTGTCTCCTCCACAACTCTACAACCTCTCAAAGTGAAGAAAATAGTTCCCAACTCTGCGAGGaaagggaaaggaaagaaaaaggtctAA
- the nmt2 gene encoding glycylpeptide N-tetradecanoyltransferase 2 isoform X1: protein MAEDSESAASQQSLELDDQDTCGIDGDNEEENEHLQGSPGGDLGAKRKKKKQKRKKEKPSSGGAKSDSASDSQEFKNPTLPIQKLQDIQRAMELLSCQGPAKSIDEAAKHKYQFWDTQPVPKLNEVVTSHGPIEADKENIRQEPYSLPQGFMWDTLDLGSAEVLKELYTLLNENYVEDDDNMFRFDYSPNFLKWALRPPGWLPQWHCGVRVSSNKKLVGFISAIPADIRIYDTVKRMVEINFLCVHKKLRSKRVAPVLIREITRRVNLEGIFQAVYTAGVVLPKPVSTCRYWHRSLNPRKLVEVKFSHLSRNMTLQRTMKLYRLPDSTKTPGLRPMERRDIRQVTELLQKFLKRFQLAPSMTEEEVSHWFLPQDNIIDTYVVEGAGGALTDFASFYTLPSTVMHHPLHRSLKAAYSFYNVHTQTPLLDLMNDALILAKLKGFDVFNALDLMENKVFLEKLKFGIGDGNLQYYLYNWKCPSMEPDKVGLVLQ, encoded by the exons ATGGCGGAGGACAGTGAATCCGCAGCTAGCCAGCAGAGCCTGGAGCTGGACGACCAGGACACATGCGGGATAGACGGGGACAACGAAGAGGAGAATGAGCATCTGCAAGG GAGTCCGGGAGGGGATTTGGGGGctaaaaggaagaagaagaaacagaagaggaagaaagagaagccGAGTTCGGGGGGAGCCAAGTCCGACTCTGCCTCTGACTCCCAGGAGTTCAAG AACCCTACTTTGCCCAttcagaagctgcaggacaTTCAACGAGCCATGGAGTTACTCTCCTGTCAGGGTCCTGCAAAGAGCATCGACGAGGCGGCCAAGCACAAGTACCAGTTCTGGGACACGCAGCCTGTACCCAAGTTAA ACGAGGTGGTGACGAGTCACGGGCCAATAGAGGCCGACAAAGAAAACATTCGACAGGAGCCATATTCTTTACCTCAAGGTTTTATGTGGGACACGCTGGATCTGGGCAGCGCAGAAGTG ctgaaggAGTTGTACACGTTACTGAACGAGAACTACGTGGAGGACGACGACAACATGTTCAGATTCGACTATTCGCCAAACTTTCTCAAATG GGCTCTGCGTCCGCCGGGGTGGCTCCCCCAGTGGCACTGCGGCGTGCGAGTGTCGTCGAACAAGAAGCTGGTCGGCTTCATCAGCGCCATTCCCGCTGACATCCGCATCTACGACAC agtgaagaggatggtgGAAAtcaacttcctgtgtgtgcacaAGAAGCTGCGTTCGAAGCGCGTCGCCCCGGTGCTCATCAGGGAGATCACGCGGAGGGTGAACCTAGAGGGCATATTTCAGGCCGTCTACACGGCAGGAGTGGTTCTGCCCAAACCCGTGTCCACGTGCAG GTACTGGCACCGTTCTCTGAACCCCAGGAAGCTTGTGGAAGTGAAGTTCTCCCACCTGAGCAGAAACATGACCCTGCAACGGACCATGAAGCTCTACAGATTACCAGAC AGCACGAAGACTCCCGGTCTGCGGCCAATGGAGAGGCGCGACATCCGCCAGGTCACAGAGCTGCTACAGAAATTCCTGAAACGCTTCCAGCTCGCACCTTCCATGACGGAAGAGGAGGTGTCTCACTGGTTCCTGCCGCAGGACAACATAATTGACACTTATGTAGTGGAG GGTGCTGGGGGCGCGCTGACAGACTTTGCTAGTTTCTACACTCTGCCCTCGACTGTGATGCACCACCCTCTCCACAGGAGCCTGAAGGCCGCCTACTCTTTTTACAACGTTCACACACAAACCCCTCTCCTGGATTTGATGAACGACGCACTGATCCTGGCCAAACTG AAAGGGTTCGATGTTTTCAACGCCCTGGATCTCATGGAGAATAAagtgttcctggagaagctcAAGTTTGGTATAGGAGATGGAAATCTGCAGTATTACCTCTACAACTGGAAATGTCCATCTATGGAGCCTGATAAG GTCGGCCTCGTCCTTCAGTAG
- the nmt2 gene encoding glycylpeptide N-tetradecanoyltransferase 2 isoform X2 has protein sequence MAEDSESAASQQSLELDDQDTCGIDGDNEEENEHLQGSPGGDLGAKRKKKKQKRKKEKPSSGGAKSDSASDSQEFKKLQDIQRAMELLSCQGPAKSIDEAAKHKYQFWDTQPVPKLNEVVTSHGPIEADKENIRQEPYSLPQGFMWDTLDLGSAEVLKELYTLLNENYVEDDDNMFRFDYSPNFLKWALRPPGWLPQWHCGVRVSSNKKLVGFISAIPADIRIYDTVKRMVEINFLCVHKKLRSKRVAPVLIREITRRVNLEGIFQAVYTAGVVLPKPVSTCRYWHRSLNPRKLVEVKFSHLSRNMTLQRTMKLYRLPDSTKTPGLRPMERRDIRQVTELLQKFLKRFQLAPSMTEEEVSHWFLPQDNIIDTYVVEGAGGALTDFASFYTLPSTVMHHPLHRSLKAAYSFYNVHTQTPLLDLMNDALILAKLKGFDVFNALDLMENKVFLEKLKFGIGDGNLQYYLYNWKCPSMEPDKVGLVLQ, from the exons ATGGCGGAGGACAGTGAATCCGCAGCTAGCCAGCAGAGCCTGGAGCTGGACGACCAGGACACATGCGGGATAGACGGGGACAACGAAGAGGAGAATGAGCATCTGCAAGG GAGTCCGGGAGGGGATTTGGGGGctaaaaggaagaagaagaaacagaagaggaagaaagagaagccGAGTTCGGGGGGAGCCAAGTCCGACTCTGCCTCTGACTCCCAGGAGTTCAAG aagctgcaggacaTTCAACGAGCCATGGAGTTACTCTCCTGTCAGGGTCCTGCAAAGAGCATCGACGAGGCGGCCAAGCACAAGTACCAGTTCTGGGACACGCAGCCTGTACCCAAGTTAA ACGAGGTGGTGACGAGTCACGGGCCAATAGAGGCCGACAAAGAAAACATTCGACAGGAGCCATATTCTTTACCTCAAGGTTTTATGTGGGACACGCTGGATCTGGGCAGCGCAGAAGTG ctgaaggAGTTGTACACGTTACTGAACGAGAACTACGTGGAGGACGACGACAACATGTTCAGATTCGACTATTCGCCAAACTTTCTCAAATG GGCTCTGCGTCCGCCGGGGTGGCTCCCCCAGTGGCACTGCGGCGTGCGAGTGTCGTCGAACAAGAAGCTGGTCGGCTTCATCAGCGCCATTCCCGCTGACATCCGCATCTACGACAC agtgaagaggatggtgGAAAtcaacttcctgtgtgtgcacaAGAAGCTGCGTTCGAAGCGCGTCGCCCCGGTGCTCATCAGGGAGATCACGCGGAGGGTGAACCTAGAGGGCATATTTCAGGCCGTCTACACGGCAGGAGTGGTTCTGCCCAAACCCGTGTCCACGTGCAG GTACTGGCACCGTTCTCTGAACCCCAGGAAGCTTGTGGAAGTGAAGTTCTCCCACCTGAGCAGAAACATGACCCTGCAACGGACCATGAAGCTCTACAGATTACCAGAC AGCACGAAGACTCCCGGTCTGCGGCCAATGGAGAGGCGCGACATCCGCCAGGTCACAGAGCTGCTACAGAAATTCCTGAAACGCTTCCAGCTCGCACCTTCCATGACGGAAGAGGAGGTGTCTCACTGGTTCCTGCCGCAGGACAACATAATTGACACTTATGTAGTGGAG GGTGCTGGGGGCGCGCTGACAGACTTTGCTAGTTTCTACACTCTGCCCTCGACTGTGATGCACCACCCTCTCCACAGGAGCCTGAAGGCCGCCTACTCTTTTTACAACGTTCACACACAAACCCCTCTCCTGGATTTGATGAACGACGCACTGATCCTGGCCAAACTG AAAGGGTTCGATGTTTTCAACGCCCTGGATCTCATGGAGAATAAagtgttcctggagaagctcAAGTTTGGTATAGGAGATGGAAATCTGCAGTATTACCTCTACAACTGGAAATGTCCATCTATGGAGCCTGATAAG GTCGGCCTCGTCCTTCAGTAG
- the crot gene encoding peroxisomal carnitine O-octanoyltransferase isoform X1 produces the protein MANKLSESVPERTFQYQSSLPPLPVPSLETSLSKYLEAVRPFASEKEFKVTEDIVRNFQQGVGKELHQRLLQRAETRRNWLEQWWLDAAYLEGRSPSQLTVNFAGPAPYLEHCWPPAEGTALERASICSWHMLQYWNLIRTERLAPQKAGETPLDMDQFRMLYCTCKVPGVTKDAIRSYFKTELEGPCPSHLVVLCRGRIFTFDALCDGQILTPPELFRQLSYVRQCCDGNPEGEGVSALTTEERTRWAKAREYLISIDPHNETILELIQSSLFTICLDETQPYSTPENYTNLTRESLTGDPTIRWGDKSYNSIVYSDGTFGSNCDHAPYDAMVLVTMCWYVDQQIKSTGGKWKGVDTVRVLPPPEELVFTVDEKVRSDIGRAKKQYFESAQDLQVVCYAFTAFGKAAIKQKKLHPDTFIQLAMQLAYFKLHQRPGCCYETAMTRKFYHGRTETMRPCTVEAVKWCTAMTDPSCEDNAKRKAMQLAFEKHNNLMAEAQEGRGFDRHLLGLYLIAKEEGRPVPELFLDPLYAKSGGGGNFVLSSSLVGYTTVLGAVAPMVPHGYGFFYRIREDRIVISISAWKSCRQTDAVSLFNVFSSCLHEMLHLATTSQL, from the exons ATGGCTAATAAATTGTCAGAATCAGTTCCAGAACGGACCTTCCAGTACCAAAGTAGTCTGCCTCCCCTGCCCGTCCCATCACTGGAAACTAGCCTTTCTAAGTATCTGGAAGCAG TTCGTCCTTTTGCGTCCGAGAAGGAATTCAAGGTCACAGAGGACATTGTGAGGAACTTCCAACAGGGTGTTGGAAAAGAGCTGCACCAGAGGCTCCTGCAGAGAGCTGAAACCAGGAGGAACTGG CTGGAGCAATGGTGGTTAGACGCTGCTTATCTGGAGGGCCGCAGCCCCTCTCAGCTGACTGTGAACTTCGCAGGGCCGGCACCTTATCTGGAACACTGCTGGCCTCCTGCCGAGGGAACAGCCCTGGAGCGAGCCAGTATTTGCTCGTGGCATATGCTGCAGTACTGGAATCTGATCCGCAC GGAGAGGTTGGCGCCGCAGAAAGCTGGCGAAACACCTTTAGATATGGACCAGTTCAGGATGCTGTACTGCACCTGCAAAGTACCCGGGGTGACGAAAGACGCTATTCGTAGCTACTTTAAAACAG AGCTCGAGGGGCCGTGCCCTTCCCATTTGGTGGTTCTTTGTCGTGGACGCATCTTCACCTTTGATGCCCTCTGTGATGGACAAATACTGACGCCCCCAGAACTGTTCAG GCAGCTGAGCTACGTGAGACAGTGCTGTGATGGGAACCCAGAGGGGGAGGGAGTGAGCGCCCTCACTACTGAAGAGAGGACGCGCTGGGCGAAG GCCCGAGAGTATCTAATAAGTATTGATCCGCACAACGAGACCATCCTGGAGCTCATCCAGAGCAGCCTGTTCACCATATGTCTGGATGAGACGCAGCCTTACTCCACTCCAGAGAACTACACCAAC CTCACACGGGAGTCTCTCACGGGTGATCCCACCATCCGCTGGGGGGACAAATCCTACAATTCAATCGTCTATTCAGATGGAACGTTTGGATCCAACTGTGAT CACGCGCCGTACGACGCCATGGTGCTGGTGACCATGTGCTGGTACGTGGACCAGCAAATTAAAAGCACCGGAGGCAAATGGAAG GGTGTGGACACAGTCAGAGTCCTGCCGCCTCCCGAGGAGCTGGTGTTTACTGTGGACGAAAAAGTCCGCAGCGACATCGGCCGTGCGAAAAAACAATACTTTGAGTCG GCGCAGGACCTGCAGGTTGTCTGTTACGCCTTCACGGCTTTCGGAAAAGCCGCCATCAAGCAGAAAAAGCTGCACCCGGACACGTTCATCCAACTGGCGATGCAGCTGGCGTACTTTAAACTGCACCAGAG gccaGGGTGTTGCTACGAGACGGCCATGACTCGCAAGTTCTACCACGGCAGGACGGAGACCATGAGGCCCTGCACCGTGGAGGCGGTGAAATGGTGCACGGCCATGACGGACCCGTCGTGCGAG GACAACGCTAAGAGGAAAGCCATGCAGCTGGCCTTTGAGAAACACAACAACCTGATGGCCGAGGCCCAGGAAGGACGAG GCTTCGACAGGCACCTTCTCGGCCTGTATCTCATCGCCAAAGAGGAGGGACGTCCTGTTCCGGAACTCTTCTTAGATCCGCTCTATGCCAAGAG TGGCGGTGGGGGGAACTTTGTGCTGTCGTCCAGCCTGGTGGGCTACACCACAGTTCTGGGCGCGGTGGCGCCGATGGTTCCCCACGGCTACGGCTTCTTCTACCGTATCCGAGAGGACAG GATTGTGATTTCCATATCGGCCTGGAAGTCCTGCCGCCAGACCGACGCCGTGTCCCTGTTCAACGTCTtcagcagctgtctgcacgAGATGCTGCACCTGGCAACAACGTCTCAGCTCTGA
- the crot gene encoding peroxisomal carnitine O-octanoyltransferase isoform X2 gives MSKQAEFEKIAEDVKKVKTRPTDQELLDLYGLYKQAIVGDVNTDRPGLLDLKGKAKWDAWESRKVRPFASEKEFKVTEDIVRNFQQGVGKELHQRLLQRAETRRNWLEQWWLDAAYLEGRSPSQLTVNFAGPAPYLEHCWPPAEGTALERASICSWHMLQYWNLIRTERLAPQKAGETPLDMDQFRMLYCTCKVPGVTKDAIRSYFKTELEGPCPSHLVVLCRGRIFTFDALCDGQILTPPELFRQLSYVRQCCDGNPEGEGVSALTTEERTRWAKAREYLISIDPHNETILELIQSSLFTICLDETQPYSTPENYTNLTRESLTGDPTIRWGDKSYNSIVYSDGTFGSNCDHAPYDAMVLVTMCWYVDQQIKSTGGKWKGVDTVRVLPPPEELVFTVDEKVRSDIGRAKKQYFESAQDLQVVCYAFTAFGKAAIKQKKLHPDTFIQLAMQLAYFKLHQRPGCCYETAMTRKFYHGRTETMRPCTVEAVKWCTAMTDPSCEDNAKRKAMQLAFEKHNNLMAEAQEGRGFDRHLLGLYLIAKEEGRPVPELFLDPLYAKSGGGGNFVLSSSLVGYTTVLGAVAPMVPHGYGFFYRIREDRIVISISAWKSCRQTDAVSLFNVFSSCLHEMLHLATTSQL, from the exons ATGTCCAAGCAG GCAGAATTTGAGAAGATTGCAGAGGATGTGAAGAAAGTGAAGACGAGGCCGAcagaccaggagctgctggatctgTATGGCCTTTACAAACAGGCAATTGTTGGAGACGTCAATACGG ACAGGCCAGGACTTCTGGATTTAAAGGGAAAAGCTAAGTGGGATGCCTGGGAATCCAGGAAAG TTCGTCCTTTTGCGTCCGAGAAGGAATTCAAGGTCACAGAGGACATTGTGAGGAACTTCCAACAGGGTGTTGGAAAAGAGCTGCACCAGAGGCTCCTGCAGAGAGCTGAAACCAGGAGGAACTGG CTGGAGCAATGGTGGTTAGACGCTGCTTATCTGGAGGGCCGCAGCCCCTCTCAGCTGACTGTGAACTTCGCAGGGCCGGCACCTTATCTGGAACACTGCTGGCCTCCTGCCGAGGGAACAGCCCTGGAGCGAGCCAGTATTTGCTCGTGGCATATGCTGCAGTACTGGAATCTGATCCGCAC GGAGAGGTTGGCGCCGCAGAAAGCTGGCGAAACACCTTTAGATATGGACCAGTTCAGGATGCTGTACTGCACCTGCAAAGTACCCGGGGTGACGAAAGACGCTATTCGTAGCTACTTTAAAACAG AGCTCGAGGGGCCGTGCCCTTCCCATTTGGTGGTTCTTTGTCGTGGACGCATCTTCACCTTTGATGCCCTCTGTGATGGACAAATACTGACGCCCCCAGAACTGTTCAG GCAGCTGAGCTACGTGAGACAGTGCTGTGATGGGAACCCAGAGGGGGAGGGAGTGAGCGCCCTCACTACTGAAGAGAGGACGCGCTGGGCGAAG GCCCGAGAGTATCTAATAAGTATTGATCCGCACAACGAGACCATCCTGGAGCTCATCCAGAGCAGCCTGTTCACCATATGTCTGGATGAGACGCAGCCTTACTCCACTCCAGAGAACTACACCAAC CTCACACGGGAGTCTCTCACGGGTGATCCCACCATCCGCTGGGGGGACAAATCCTACAATTCAATCGTCTATTCAGATGGAACGTTTGGATCCAACTGTGAT CACGCGCCGTACGACGCCATGGTGCTGGTGACCATGTGCTGGTACGTGGACCAGCAAATTAAAAGCACCGGAGGCAAATGGAAG GGTGTGGACACAGTCAGAGTCCTGCCGCCTCCCGAGGAGCTGGTGTTTACTGTGGACGAAAAAGTCCGCAGCGACATCGGCCGTGCGAAAAAACAATACTTTGAGTCG GCGCAGGACCTGCAGGTTGTCTGTTACGCCTTCACGGCTTTCGGAAAAGCCGCCATCAAGCAGAAAAAGCTGCACCCGGACACGTTCATCCAACTGGCGATGCAGCTGGCGTACTTTAAACTGCACCAGAG gccaGGGTGTTGCTACGAGACGGCCATGACTCGCAAGTTCTACCACGGCAGGACGGAGACCATGAGGCCCTGCACCGTGGAGGCGGTGAAATGGTGCACGGCCATGACGGACCCGTCGTGCGAG GACAACGCTAAGAGGAAAGCCATGCAGCTGGCCTTTGAGAAACACAACAACCTGATGGCCGAGGCCCAGGAAGGACGAG GCTTCGACAGGCACCTTCTCGGCCTGTATCTCATCGCCAAAGAGGAGGGACGTCCTGTTCCGGAACTCTTCTTAGATCCGCTCTATGCCAAGAG TGGCGGTGGGGGGAACTTTGTGCTGTCGTCCAGCCTGGTGGGCTACACCACAGTTCTGGGCGCGGTGGCGCCGATGGTTCCCCACGGCTACGGCTTCTTCTACCGTATCCGAGAGGACAG GATTGTGATTTCCATATCGGCCTGGAAGTCCTGCCGCCAGACCGACGCCGTGTCCCTGTTCAACGTCTtcagcagctgtctgcacgAGATGCTGCACCTGGCAACAACGTCTCAGCTCTGA